From the genome of Gemmatimonadaceae bacterium, one region includes:
- a CDS encoding M20/M25/M40 family metallo-hydrolase, whose amino-acid sequence MATFRALASARARLAARDESIVHAQITLAEIAAPTGEEAERAAFVADRFRAIGLQDVETDDAGNVVGQRPGRSKLSPVVVCAHLDTVFPRGTSLFVKRDGRRLIGPGINDNGRGLAVMLAIAEEIDGVRLSTRRPIDFVATTGEEGLGDLRGAKRYFDERGNNAAATIALDGAGDERIVTRALGSRRYRVSFIGSGGHSWAAFGSPNAVHAAAGAAARLAALRLPLEPRTTLSVGRIGGGISVNSIPDHAWLEIDLRSTSADMLDRYEREIQVASGAACEEENNRRAFGTRALSMTIQPIGTRPCGETSVEHPLVRHALATTRLVGREPDVATASTDANVPIARGIPAIAIGAGGRGGDAHTQSEWFDNTDGARGVFRALTIVFGAAEMAD is encoded by the coding sequence GTGGCGACATTTCGCGCGTTAGCATCGGCGCGCGCACGACTGGCGGCGCGCGACGAATCGATCGTCCACGCGCAGATCACGCTCGCCGAAATCGCAGCGCCTACGGGCGAGGAAGCGGAGCGAGCGGCTTTTGTCGCTGATCGGTTCCGAGCGATCGGACTGCAGGATGTCGAGACCGACGATGCCGGAAATGTCGTCGGGCAGAGGCCCGGCCGGAGCAAGCTGTCTCCAGTCGTCGTCTGCGCGCACCTCGACACCGTATTTCCGCGCGGCACTTCACTATTCGTGAAACGCGACGGCCGGCGACTGATTGGTCCTGGTATCAACGACAACGGGCGCGGCCTCGCCGTGATGCTCGCGATTGCCGAAGAGATCGACGGCGTGCGATTGTCAACGAGACGTCCGATCGATTTCGTTGCCACGACGGGTGAGGAGGGGCTCGGCGATCTGCGTGGCGCGAAGCGTTACTTCGACGAGCGCGGCAATAACGCCGCGGCGACGATTGCTCTCGACGGGGCTGGTGACGAGCGAATCGTAACGCGTGCCCTGGGCAGCCGTCGCTATCGGGTGAGCTTCATCGGAAGCGGAGGGCACAGCTGGGCCGCTTTCGGCTCGCCTAACGCAGTGCATGCCGCCGCCGGCGCTGCCGCCCGATTGGCTGCTCTTCGTCTACCCCTCGAGCCGCGCACCACGCTCTCCGTCGGTCGCATCGGCGGTGGGATCTCCGTCAACTCCATCCCCGATCACGCCTGGCTCGAGATCGATCTGCGCTCGACGTCGGCCGACATGCTCGACCGCTATGAACGGGAGATCCAGGTCGCTTCGGGCGCGGCGTGCGAAGAGGAGAACAATCGCCGCGCCTTCGGGACGCGCGCGCTCTCCATGACCATACAGCCGATCGGGACTCGACCCTGCGGCGAGACCTCGGTGGAGCATCCGCTCGTGAGGCACGCGCTAGCGACGACGCGACTCGTTGGGCGCGAGCCCGATGTCGCAACGGCGTCGACCGACGCGAACGTGCCGATCGCTCGTGGCATTCCGGCCATCGCGATCGGGGCCGGCGGTCGCGGTGGAGATGCCCATACGCAGAGTGAGTGGTTCGATAACACCGACGGGGCGCGTGGCGTCTTCCGCGCGCTCACGATCGTCTTCGGTGCAGCCGAAATGGCCGATTGA